The Streptomyces sp. NBC_01689 genome includes a window with the following:
- a CDS encoding helix-turn-helix transcriptional regulator, which produces MMLLHRDDERARLDKALRACSDGTAQLVLVEGAPGCGKTRFLQYAADLAAGRGLTVLRAAADPGARREDHALLRRLAACLTGDLPRTPPAPDETAAGFAALLRTACANGPVLLCVDDLQHADRASLAELLRLTHTLHEAPLLTVLAQSPYHRTDGFGLHTELLRHQGFVRIPLGRLDAAGTAELARFWGTPVPDDAITSLHALSGGNPLLIRALLAETDTPAGRPGWPEPEPGGPFTEAFATCVQRCGPAARRLAAALAVLGPQADAQRAARLARLGTDAAARAGNALDAAGLVTGARLRHPAAESAVLGMLSSEQRRSMHRNAARVLHHALAEPVLVAGQLLAAGTATHTWEIQALRDAARQEPFSPADPDGAPTFLRLARSGCPDEPTRLRITLQLAAHTWRLHPAAAHHLLDEPQTALRAGQLSCADAGWLARLLAAQGRIEEADEVLARAAGDVRPPRDSVPSRPHAQCPVTHERPTAPVTRAAALWLSVGAREDVPAAERLLSDTPLTPATYESLARALRTLVQHRPQRAVTWCGRLGEEISARNAPGWQAAFATAHAESLLRLGDLAGARREATGALEHLAGRGGPFLLAPLALLVQALTEQGEYATAALHLHPTLPGEPYSTVHALAFLRARGRHHLATGRPQAALEEFLEAGRAAGRWATDQPELLPWRTDAAEALLLLGRLGEAQALVADQLALPAATGARVRGVTLRLSAATAEPRRRVELLGNAVDELRDYGDRLELARALADLGSALRLNGEGARAGTITRRAWQLAGDCGAVPLRERIRPVDGPERAERPVRSRDAARLSGSEERVAALAAQGHTNREIAVKLFVSPSTVERHLTCVYRKLGISRRQDLPSDLRTRTFEQAGH; this is translated from the coding sequence ATGATGCTCCTGCACCGCGACGACGAACGCGCACGACTCGACAAGGCACTGCGCGCCTGCAGCGACGGCACCGCCCAGCTGGTGCTGGTGGAGGGGGCGCCCGGCTGCGGCAAGACACGGTTCCTGCAGTACGCCGCCGACCTCGCCGCCGGCCGCGGACTCACCGTGCTGCGCGCCGCCGCCGACCCCGGCGCCCGCCGCGAGGACCACGCCCTGCTGCGCCGCCTCGCCGCCTGCCTCACCGGGGACCTGCCCCGGACCCCGCCCGCACCGGACGAGACGGCGGCCGGCTTCGCCGCCCTGCTGCGTACCGCCTGCGCGAACGGCCCGGTCCTCCTGTGCGTCGACGACCTGCAACACGCCGACCGCGCCTCGCTCGCCGAACTGCTGCGCCTCACCCACACCCTGCACGAGGCGCCCCTGCTGACGGTGCTCGCCCAGTCCCCGTACCACCGCACGGACGGATTCGGCCTGCACACCGAACTCCTGCGCCACCAGGGCTTCGTCCGCATCCCGCTGGGCCGCCTGGACGCCGCGGGCACCGCCGAACTGGCCCGCTTCTGGGGCACCCCGGTACCCGACGACGCCATCACCTCCCTGCACGCGCTCAGCGGCGGCAACCCCCTGCTGATCCGCGCCCTGCTGGCCGAGACGGACACCCCCGCCGGCCGGCCCGGCTGGCCGGAGCCCGAACCCGGCGGCCCCTTCACCGAGGCGTTCGCGACCTGCGTGCAGCGCTGCGGCCCCGCCGCCCGCCGGCTGGCCGCCGCCCTCGCCGTGCTGGGCCCGCAGGCCGACGCGCAGCGCGCGGCCCGGCTCGCCCGGCTCGGCACCGACGCCGCCGCCCGCGCGGGCAACGCCCTGGACGCCGCCGGACTCGTCACCGGCGCCCGGCTGCGCCACCCCGCGGCCGAGTCCGCGGTCCTGGGCATGCTCTCCTCCGAACAACGCCGGTCGATGCACCGCAACGCCGCCCGCGTCCTGCACCACGCCCTGGCCGAACCCGTCCTGGTGGCAGGCCAGTTACTCGCCGCCGGCACCGCCACGCACACCTGGGAGATCCAGGCCCTGCGGGACGCGGCCCGCCAGGAGCCCTTCTCGCCCGCCGACCCGGACGGCGCACCGACCTTCCTGCGCCTGGCCCGCTCCGGCTGCCCCGACGAACCCACCCGCCTGCGCATCACCCTGCAACTCGCGGCGCACACCTGGCGCCTGCACCCGGCCGCGGCCCACCACCTCCTCGACGAACCGCAGACCGCCCTGCGCGCAGGACAGCTGTCCTGCGCCGACGCGGGATGGCTGGCCCGGCTGCTGGCGGCCCAGGGCCGCATCGAGGAGGCCGACGAGGTCCTGGCCCGGGCGGCCGGGGACGTCCGCCCGCCGCGCGACAGCGTGCCCAGCCGGCCCCACGCCCAGTGCCCGGTCACCCACGAACGCCCCACCGCACCGGTCACCCGCGCCGCCGCACTGTGGCTGAGCGTGGGCGCCCGCGAGGACGTACCGGCCGCCGAACGGCTGCTGAGCGACACCCCCCTGACCCCGGCCACCTACGAGTCCCTGGCGCGGGCCCTGCGCACCCTGGTCCAGCACCGGCCGCAGCGGGCCGTGACCTGGTGCGGCCGGCTCGGCGAGGAGATCTCCGCCCGCAACGCGCCCGGCTGGCAGGCCGCCTTCGCCACCGCGCACGCCGAGTCCTTGCTGCGGCTCGGCGACCTCGCCGGTGCCCGGCGGGAGGCGACAGGCGCCCTCGAACACCTCGCCGGCCGCGGCGGCCCCTTCCTCCTCGCCCCGCTCGCCCTGCTGGTTCAGGCCCTCACCGAGCAGGGCGAGTACGCCACGGCCGCCCTGCACCTGCACCCCACCCTGCCCGGCGAGCCGTACTCCACCGTGCACGCCCTCGCCTTCCTGCGCGCCCGCGGGCGCCACCACCTGGCCACCGGACGCCCCCAGGCGGCCCTGGAGGAGTTCCTGGAAGCGGGCCGCGCCGCCGGCCGCTGGGCGACCGACCAGCCCGAACTGCTGCCCTGGCGCACCGACGCGGCGGAGGCCCTGCTCCTGCTCGGGCGCCTCGGCGAGGCACAGGCCCTGGTCGCCGACCAGCTCGCCCTGCCCGCGGCCACCGGGGCGCGGGTGCGCGGGGTGACCCTGCGCCTCAGCGCGGCCACCGCCGAGCCCCGGCGCCGTGTCGAACTGCTGGGCAACGCGGTCGACGAACTCCGCGACTACGGGGACCGCCTCGAACTCGCCCGCGCCCTGGCCGACCTGGGCAGCGCGCTGCGGCTCAACGGCGAGGGGGCCCGGGCGGGGACGATCACCCGGCGGGCCTGGCAACTGGCGGGTGACTGCGGCGCGGTGCCGCTGCGCGAGCGGATACGGCCCGTCGACGGACCGGAGCGTGCCGAGCGTCCCGTCCGCAGCCGGGACGCCGCCCGGCTGAGCGGTTCGGAGGAACGGGTGGCCGCCCTCGCCGCCCAGGGGCACACCAACCGGGAGATCGCGGTCAAGCTCTTCGTCAGCCCCAGCACGGTCGAGCGCCACCTCACCTGCGTCTACCGCAAGCTCGGCATCTCCCGCCGCCAGGACCTGCCCTCGGACCTGCGCACCCGGACGTTCGAACAGGCCGGTCACTGA
- a CDS encoding helix-turn-helix transcriptional regulator, with product MTTSITDVQLTNDRSTTSHPAAGHRYAYAARSASAAGRRTYTAHLNPERRIVAAEPDFSRRFGRTSADTCGRSLYELLHPSSPSYLDRHFTRLSEGRCNRFDERMIGLGDSGRVFSAGLTGIAVHDTTGGLAGIVVQVRPDQEGAAAEEPAVHSPERLLSKLDAQVLEGVAAGASTVQLAARLYLSRQGVEYHVGLMLRKLKAPNRAALVARAHSLGMLTVGHWPPRVPPEFIK from the coding sequence ATGACCACTAGCATCACGGATGTCCAGCTCACCAACGACCGGTCGACCACCTCGCACCCCGCGGCCGGACACCGGTACGCCTACGCCGCCCGTTCGGCGTCCGCGGCCGGCCGGCGCACCTACACCGCCCACCTCAATCCCGAACGGCGCATCGTCGCGGCCGAGCCCGACTTCTCCCGCCGGTTCGGACGTACCTCGGCCGACACCTGCGGCCGCAGCCTGTACGAACTGCTCCACCCGAGCTCCCCGTCCTATCTCGACCGGCACTTCACGCGCCTGTCGGAAGGCCGGTGCAACCGCTTCGACGAGCGGATGATCGGACTCGGTGACTCGGGACGTGTGTTCTCCGCCGGTCTCACCGGAATCGCGGTCCACGACACCACCGGCGGGCTCGCCGGCATCGTTGTCCAAGTACGCCCGGACCAGGAGGGCGCGGCCGCCGAGGAGCCGGCCGTCCACTCCCCCGAGCGGCTGCTGAGCAAGCTGGACGCGCAGGTCCTGGAGGGTGTCGCCGCCGGAGCCTCCACCGTGCAGCTCGCCGCGCGCCTCTACCTCAGCCGGCAGGGCGTCGAGTACCACGTCGGTCTCATGCTGCGGAAGCTCAAGGCTCCCAACCGGGCCGCCCTCGTCGCCCGCGCCCACTCCCTGGGCATGCTGACGGTGGGACACTGGCCGCCGCGTGTGCCGCCGGAGTTCATCAAGTAG
- a CDS encoding TetR/AcrR family transcriptional regulator, with product MPRITKQDKARNRQNILEAASRMFRSQGIDAVGIAELMKEAGLTHGGFYNHFASKNDLAVEVCSASYAISLGVLAQAIEDGPGQAGSPLERVVADYLSAAHRDDPDGGCPSVSLATDAGRHSEAVQSAYAEGVEGYLTGFTSELLREAEDKGHEPDPAEARLRAIRLLSEMVGALMLARAVHHVEPELSDEILQTGRSHALD from the coding sequence ATGCCGCGGATCACCAAGCAGGACAAGGCCCGCAACCGGCAGAACATCCTCGAAGCGGCGAGCCGCATGTTCCGCTCACAGGGCATCGACGCGGTCGGCATCGCCGAGCTGATGAAGGAAGCCGGACTCACCCACGGCGGCTTCTACAACCACTTCGCCTCCAAGAACGACCTGGCCGTGGAGGTGTGCAGCGCCTCCTACGCCATCTCGCTCGGGGTCCTGGCCCAGGCGATCGAGGACGGTCCGGGCCAGGCCGGCTCTCCGCTGGAGCGGGTCGTGGCCGACTATCTGTCCGCCGCGCACCGCGACGACCCGGACGGCGGCTGCCCCTCCGTCTCCCTGGCCACCGACGCCGGACGGCACAGCGAAGCCGTGCAGAGCGCGTACGCCGAAGGCGTCGAGGGATACCTCACCGGCTTCACCTCCGAGCTCCTGCGCGAAGCCGAGGACAAAGGCCACGAGCCCGACCCGGCCGAGGCCCGCCTCAGAGCCATCCGCCTGCTCAGCGAAATGGTCGGCGCGCTGATGCTCGCCCGCGCCGTACACCACGTCGAACCCGAGCTCTCCGACGAAATCCTGCAGACCGGCCGCAGCCACGCCCTCGACTGA
- a CDS encoding alcohol dehydrogenase catalytic domain-containing protein: MRAIAYDRHGRAGQVLRLSEQPAPAGPAAGQVRVRVLSRPVHPGDLAGVEGFPGAPRQRFATPRIPGLEGMGVIETVGDGVRELRAGQRVAFFPVPGAWSELVTAPADLVVPVPEGVGDETAALMLVNPLTLLSLLRAVEDAQHGQAGPVVQTAAGSSVGKLVGAAALRHGIPLVNLVRSATGAQALRQRFPGLPTISTADADWRTQVKDATGGRGAQVVLDAVGGSLTGELAGLLTDGGTLIAYGGLGSGSTPLESLALTPRALTVRGTSVLQWMTTRTPEERAEDVAFAALLAATAPELFEVAAGYDLADFAQAVDHARRPGKSGTVLLTSPAP; this comes from the coding sequence ATGCGCGCCATCGCCTACGACCGGCACGGCCGAGCCGGGCAGGTACTGCGCCTGAGCGAGCAGCCGGCCCCGGCGGGGCCCGCGGCCGGGCAGGTGCGGGTGCGGGTGCTGTCCCGGCCGGTCCACCCCGGCGACCTGGCGGGAGTGGAGGGCTTTCCGGGCGCGCCGCGGCAGCGGTTCGCCACGCCACGGATTCCCGGCTTGGAGGGAATGGGCGTCATCGAGACCGTCGGCGACGGTGTGCGGGAGCTGCGCGCCGGTCAGCGGGTGGCGTTCTTCCCGGTGCCGGGCGCGTGGAGCGAACTCGTCACGGCGCCGGCCGATCTCGTGGTGCCGGTTCCCGAGGGCGTCGGCGACGAGACCGCGGCTTTGATGCTGGTCAACCCGCTGACCCTGCTCTCCTTGCTGCGGGCGGTCGAGGACGCCCAGCACGGCCAGGCCGGTCCGGTGGTGCAGACGGCCGCCGGTTCGTCGGTGGGAAAGCTGGTCGGCGCCGCGGCACTCAGGCACGGCATCCCGCTGGTCAACCTGGTACGCAGCGCCACGGGGGCGCAGGCCCTGCGGCAGCGCTTCCCCGGACTGCCGACCATCTCCACGGCAGACGCGGACTGGCGCACTCAGGTCAAGGACGCGACCGGCGGCCGGGGCGCCCAGGTCGTACTGGACGCGGTGGGCGGATCCCTGACCGGTGAGCTGGCCGGACTGCTCACCGACGGCGGAACACTGATCGCCTATGGAGGCCTCGGTTCCGGCAGCACGCCGCTGGAGTCGCTCGCGCTGACCCCGCGGGCCCTGACCGTACGGGGCACGTCCGTCCTCCAGTGGATGACCACCCGCACGCCCGAGGAACGGGCCGAGGACGTCGCCTTCGCCGCCCTTCTGGCCGCGACCGCCCCGGAACTCTTCGAGGTCGCCGCCGGCTACGACCTCGCCGACTTCGCGCAGGCCGTCGACCATGCCCGCCGCCCCGGCAAGAGCGGAACCGTCCTGCTCACCAGCCCCGCACCCTGA
- a CDS encoding NADPH-dependent F420 reductase, translated as MKIGTLGAGTVARAIARHAVAHGHQVVLSNSRGPASLAGLADELGPLAHAGTTEEAAAAELVVLAVGWPQIPDAVTGLPPFDGRVVIDTTNQFASPPPPMKIADLGELTGSEHVASLLPGARVVKAFNTLYGQYIAADPRHRAGRQVLFLAGDDAGAKTTVKDLTAAFGFAPVDLGSLREGGRLMQLGGPLSGLHALKQD; from the coding sequence ATGAAGATCGGAACCCTCGGCGCCGGAACCGTCGCCCGGGCCATCGCCCGCCACGCCGTGGCCCACGGCCACCAGGTCGTACTGAGCAACAGCCGCGGCCCCGCCTCCCTGGCCGGCCTCGCCGACGAACTCGGACCGCTCGCCCACGCCGGCACCACGGAGGAAGCCGCCGCGGCGGAACTCGTCGTGCTCGCGGTCGGCTGGCCCCAGATCCCGGACGCGGTAACCGGCCTGCCACCCTTCGACGGGCGCGTCGTCATCGACACCACCAACCAGTTCGCCTCCCCGCCGCCGCCCATGAAGATCGCCGACCTGGGCGAGCTGACCGGCAGCGAACACGTCGCCTCACTGCTGCCCGGAGCCCGCGTCGTCAAGGCGTTCAACACCCTCTACGGCCAGTACATCGCCGCCGACCCGCGCCACCGGGCCGGACGCCAGGTGCTGTTCCTCGCCGGTGACGACGCCGGCGCCAAGACCACCGTCAAGGACCTCACCGCCGCCTTCGGTTTCGCCCCCGTGGACCTCGGCTCCCTGCGCGAGGGCGGACGTCTCATGCAACTCGGCGGCCCGCTCTCCGGCCTCCACGCCCTCAAACAGGACTGA
- a CDS encoding alkene reductase, whose protein sequence is MTTTQPLLQPVRLGALELANSVVMAPMTRARAQNAELAPTDLHATYYAQRAGAGLIVTEGTWVNADGVGMIHVPGIYTDTQTAGWAKVTEAVHEAGGRIVSQFGHLGAASHPDHLGGRVPAGPSAVNPGEKSFTPSGPKDTVTPRAYTAAEIAATVADYRRAAENARRAGFDGVEIHAQQSHLIPQFLNPRLNQRTDAYGGSSEKRAQFLLDILDAVGDVWGSDRVSVKMSPTWDNGGTFIADEEALADYDQLLKKLNDSNLAYLHLLGTPGTIEERVALFSRYRAHYQGNIVANLGFTQALGNEILDHGIVNAVSFAEPFIANPDLVERFAQGHPLADSDRDTYYAGQAEGYTDYPAFTAN, encoded by the coding sequence ATGACCACCACCCAGCCCCTGCTGCAGCCCGTCCGTCTCGGCGCTCTGGAACTCGCCAACAGCGTCGTCATGGCCCCCATGACCCGCGCCCGAGCCCAGAACGCCGAGCTGGCACCCACAGACCTGCACGCGACCTACTACGCGCAGCGCGCCGGCGCCGGCCTGATCGTCACCGAGGGAACCTGGGTCAACGCCGACGGGGTCGGTATGATCCACGTGCCCGGCATCTACACCGACACGCAGACCGCCGGCTGGGCGAAGGTCACCGAAGCCGTCCACGAGGCCGGCGGGCGGATCGTCTCCCAGTTCGGCCACCTCGGCGCGGCCTCCCACCCCGACCACCTCGGCGGCCGCGTGCCCGCCGGACCCTCGGCCGTCAACCCCGGCGAGAAGTCCTTCACCCCCTCCGGCCCGAAGGACACCGTCACCCCGCGCGCCTACACCGCCGCCGAGATCGCCGCCACCGTCGCCGACTACCGCCGCGCGGCCGAGAACGCCCGCCGCGCCGGCTTCGACGGCGTGGAAATCCACGCCCAGCAGTCCCACCTGATCCCGCAGTTTCTCAACCCGCGTCTCAACCAGCGCACCGACGCCTACGGAGGCAGCAGCGAGAAGCGGGCCCAGTTCCTCCTCGACATCCTCGACGCCGTCGGTGACGTGTGGGGCAGCGACCGCGTCAGTGTGAAGATGTCCCCGACCTGGGACAACGGAGGCACGTTCATCGCGGACGAGGAGGCACTCGCCGACTACGACCAGCTGCTCAAGAAGCTCAACGACAGCAACCTGGCCTACCTGCACCTCCTGGGCACCCCCGGCACCATCGAGGAGCGCGTCGCCCTCTTCTCCCGCTACCGCGCCCACTACCAGGGCAACATCGTCGCCAACCTCGGCTTCACCCAGGCCCTCGGCAACGAGATCCTCGACCACGGGATCGTCAACGCGGTCTCCTTCGCCGAACCCTTCATCGCCAACCCCGACCTGGTCGAGCGCTTCGCGCAGGGCCACCCGCTGGCCGACAGCGACCGGGACACCTACTACGCCGGTCAGGCCGAGGGCTACACCGACTACCCCGCCTTCACCGCCAACTGA
- a CDS encoding helix-turn-helix domain-containing protein, which yields MSDAADLVRFWRRQRSMSQARLAELAGTGQAAISRIESGRDQPTLALLERIASALDCRLGITFTSDAEAAPRSDPAV from the coding sequence ATGAGCGACGCCGCGGACCTGGTGCGCTTCTGGCGCCGGCAGCGAAGCATGTCCCAGGCACGCCTGGCCGAGCTCGCCGGCACCGGCCAAGCGGCGATCTCCCGTATCGAATCCGGGCGGGACCAGCCCACTCTGGCGCTGCTGGAGCGCATCGCCTCCGCGCTGGACTGCCGGCTCGGCATCACGTTCACGTCCGACGCGGAAGCCGCGCCGCGGTCGGACCCGGCCGTCTGA
- a CDS encoding Uma2 family endonuclease — protein MTEQSIYHHLREFREAFDKPEPLAWPEISHGQLLMMMSPKKQHQLVAHRLRVQLDPQLDPDLVLMLETDMEDAALGILRVPDLVVVDEEEATADSDAIDPRRCHLVIEIVSRSNPSNDYEGKLRDYPAMGVPHYLIVDPRDGSAVHHWAPVRRAGVASYDNRQHYTFPEAITVGAWKIDTAVLPRYSPDTGR, from the coding sequence ATGACGGAACAGAGCATCTACCACCACCTGCGAGAGTTCCGTGAGGCCTTCGACAAGCCCGAGCCACTGGCCTGGCCGGAGATCAGTCACGGCCAGCTGCTCATGATGATGAGTCCCAAGAAGCAGCATCAGCTGGTCGCTCACCGTTTGCGTGTCCAATTGGACCCACAGCTGGACCCGGACCTGGTCCTCATGCTCGAAACCGACATGGAGGACGCCGCACTCGGCATCCTGCGCGTCCCGGACCTTGTCGTGGTCGACGAGGAAGAGGCCACCGCCGACAGCGACGCGATCGATCCCCGCCGCTGCCACCTGGTGATCGAGATCGTCTCCCGTTCCAACCCCAGCAATGACTATGAGGGCAAACTGCGCGACTATCCGGCCATGGGGGTGCCGCACTACCTCATCGTCGACCCTCGGGACGGAAGCGCTGTCCACCACTGGGCGCCCGTGCGGCGGGCCGGCGTGGCCTCCTACGACAACAGGCAGCACTACACGTTCCCGGAGGCGATCACGGTCGGCGCCTGGAAGATCGACACGGCAGTTCTGCCGCGCTACAGCCCGGACACCGGACGATGA
- a CDS encoding AfsR/SARP family transcriptional regulator, translated as MRFRILGPLEITSSAAAEPVRPRAAKIRAVLATLLVRANEIVSVDSLIDELWGEHPPRTATTTLQVYVSQLRKLLHTADPEYGRDALVTRPPGYALHLDPAQLDLTVFEELHHNGQKALQRGDHAAAADLQRRALQLWRAPLASDTPHGALLARTAVRLAEVRAAALEQRMRAELRLGHHQRLIGELHSAVAEMPMREEFHMLLMTALYRAGRQAEALRIFAQLRQTLVAELAIEPGQPLQLLHQRILSGDTELLHPAPLPRAAEESAPQDTGPATPPETHLGQVPLPGRTPDRLPPRDPVFVGRSDELDRLGALLRDIPAGGCAAVAGAAGVGKTALAVAAGHELGDLFPDGRVFLELGGPRPADPAELLTRLLQRLGVDKPLPADVAGLRRVLDRLTADRRILLILDGAESLDRIRALLPATAGSTALVTCRRVPEGVTDRVLELDVLPQDEARRLFTAAAGRLIPQHGGETPVREIAALCEGLPLALRAAAARLASRPNWGPEMLAARLRGEQRRLAELSAAAPGFHDRLRSCYEETEPVLRRAFRLLGLVPVGPFDTRTAAAVLGEDVAKTGELLNALVAAQLLRRVAGGPEHGTHHRMHPLWRLLALECLASESPAAEARAATARLAKEFTGQLRDADGRTEKCGIHPLELFSRRQDGLVDVVRRCHAAGLWAQTVELADAMTGFLEARAAWDTWETCHALALEAARHQEDLGAEARLLRSLGDLAWQRRQLTEAGEFYERALLTADAAAAATERGRALVGLADLQLDAGGLEEAAALLSPALDAVADDPRGRYEAHRVLGLLALENVGAHAAEAHFADCLGLATTLRDPRLESYARRWLDRVQGQGHRPAGWSEVRPGVWRLAPCAN; from the coding sequence ATGCGTTTTCGGATTCTGGGTCCGCTGGAGATCACCTCGTCCGCGGCGGCCGAACCGGTCCGGCCCCGGGCGGCCAAGATCCGTGCGGTGCTCGCGACGTTGCTGGTCAGGGCGAACGAGATCGTCTCGGTGGACAGTCTCATCGACGAGTTGTGGGGCGAGCACCCGCCGCGCACCGCGACGACCACCCTGCAGGTCTACGTCTCGCAGCTGCGCAAGCTGCTGCACACCGCCGACCCGGAGTACGGGCGGGACGCGCTGGTCACCCGTCCGCCCGGGTACGCGCTGCACCTGGATCCCGCGCAGCTGGATCTGACGGTGTTCGAGGAACTGCACCACAACGGCCAGAAGGCACTGCAGCGCGGCGACCACGCCGCCGCCGCGGACCTGCAGCGCCGCGCGCTGCAGCTGTGGCGTGCCCCGCTGGCCTCCGACACCCCGCACGGCGCGCTGCTGGCGCGGACCGCGGTGCGGCTGGCCGAGGTCCGCGCCGCCGCCCTGGAGCAGCGCATGCGTGCCGAGCTGCGGCTCGGTCACCATCAGCGGCTGATCGGTGAACTCCACTCCGCCGTGGCCGAGATGCCGATGCGCGAGGAGTTCCACATGCTGCTGATGACGGCCCTGTACCGGGCCGGGCGGCAGGCGGAGGCGTTAAGGATCTTCGCGCAGCTGCGCCAGACTCTCGTCGCGGAACTCGCCATCGAACCGGGTCAGCCGCTGCAACTGCTCCACCAGCGGATCCTGTCGGGCGACACGGAACTGCTGCACCCCGCGCCGCTGCCCCGGGCCGCCGAGGAGAGCGCGCCGCAGGACACCGGGCCCGCGACCCCGCCGGAGACCCACCTCGGGCAGGTCCCGCTGCCCGGCCGGACACCGGACCGGCTGCCCCCGCGCGACCCGGTGTTCGTCGGCCGCTCCGACGAACTGGACCGGCTGGGCGCCCTGTTGCGCGACATCCCGGCCGGCGGCTGCGCGGCCGTCGCCGGCGCGGCCGGGGTCGGCAAGACGGCGCTGGCCGTCGCGGCCGGCCACGAGCTGGGCGACCTCTTCCCCGACGGCCGGGTCTTCCTCGAACTGGGCGGTCCGCGCCCGGCCGACCCGGCCGAACTGCTGACCCGCCTGCTGCAGCGGCTCGGGGTGGACAAGCCGCTGCCCGCCGACGTCGCCGGACTGCGCCGCGTCCTGGACCGGCTGACCGCCGACCGGCGGATCCTGCTCATCCTGGACGGCGCCGAATCCCTCGACCGCATACGGGCGTTGCTGCCGGCCACGGCGGGCAGCACCGCGCTGGTCACCTGCCGGCGGGTGCCGGAGGGGGTGACCGACCGGGTGCTGGAACTGGACGTCCTGCCCCAGGACGAGGCCCGCCGGCTGTTCACCGCGGCGGCCGGCCGGCTGATCCCGCAGCACGGCGGCGAGACACCGGTCCGGGAGATCGCCGCACTGTGCGAGGGACTGCCGCTGGCCCTGCGGGCCGCCGCGGCACGGCTGGCCTCCCGCCCCAACTGGGGCCCGGAGATGCTGGCCGCCCGGCTGCGCGGCGAACAGCGGCGGCTGGCCGAACTGAGCGCCGCCGCACCGGGTTTCCACGACCGGCTGCGCTCCTGCTACGAGGAGACGGAACCGGTGCTGCGGCGCGCCTTCCGCCTGCTGGGGCTCGTGCCCGTGGGCCCCTTCGACACCCGCACGGCCGCCGCGGTCCTCGGGGAGGACGTGGCCAAGACCGGTGAGCTGCTGAACGCCCTGGTCGCCGCGCAGCTGCTGCGCCGGGTGGCGGGCGGCCCGGAACACGGCACGCACCACCGGATGCATCCGCTGTGGCGGCTGCTGGCCCTGGAGTGCCTGGCCTCGGAGAGCCCGGCCGCGGAGGCGCGGGCGGCCACCGCCAGACTGGCGAAGGAGTTCACCGGACAGCTGCGCGACGCCGACGGCCGCACCGAGAAGTGCGGGATCCATCCGCTGGAGCTGTTCAGCCGCCGGCAGGACGGACTGGTGGACGTCGTACGACGGTGTCACGCGGCGGGCCTGTGGGCGCAGACGGTGGAACTCGCCGACGCCATGACCGGTTTCCTGGAGGCCCGGGCGGCCTGGGACACCTGGGAGACCTGCCACGCCCTGGCGCTGGAGGCGGCGCGCCACCAGGAGGACCTCGGCGCCGAGGCCCGGCTGCTGCGCTCGCTGGGCGACCTGGCCTGGCAGCGGCGGCAGCTCACCGAAGCCGGCGAGTTCTACGAGCGGGCACTGCTGACGGCCGACGCGGCCGCGGCCGCCACCGAACGCGGCCGGGCCCTGGTCGGCCTGGCCGACCTGCAGCTCGACGCGGGCGGCCTGGAGGAGGCCGCGGCCCTGCTGTCCCCCGCGCTCGACGCGGTGGCCGACGACCCCCGGGGCCGCTACGAGGCCCACCGGGTACTGGGCCTGCTGGCCCTGGAGAACGTCGGGGCGCACGCGGCCGAGGCGCACTTCGCCGACTGCCTGGGCCTTGCGACGACCCTGCGCGACCCGCGCCTGGAGTCCTACGCGCGGCGCTGGCTCGACCGTGTCCAGGGCCAGGGCCACCGCCCCGCCGGCTGGTCGGAGGTACGCCCCGGAGTGTGGCGCCTGGCCCCCTGCGCCAACTGA